From Micromonospora auratinigra:
CCCGGTGGACCACCTCTTCGCGATGGACGTGCTGGCCGAGTACGTGGAGCACCGGTACGCGGGCCGGCCGATGACCGTGGTGGCGCCGGACTCGGGCCGGGTGCGGGTGGCGGAGCGCTGGACGGACCGGCTGGGTGGCTGCCCGCTGGCGTTCATCCACAAGACCCGGGACCCGCTGAAGCCGAACCAGGTGGTGGCGAACCGGGTGGTCGGTGAGGTCGAGGGCCGGGTCTGCCTGATCGTCGACGACATGATCGACACCGGTGGCACGATCACCAAGGCCGCCGACATCCTCAAGGAGCAGGGCGCCGCGGAGATCGTGGTGGCCTCGACCCACGCGCTGCTGTCGGATCCGGCGACGGAGCGGCTGAAGAACAGCCCGATCAGCGAGGTGGTGGTCACCAACACGCTGCCGCTGCCGCCCGAGAAGCAGCTCGACAAGCTGACCGTGCTGTCGATCGCCCCGCTGCTGGCCCGGGCGATCCGGGAGGTCTTCGACGACGGGTCGGTGACCACCCTCTTCGGTGGCCTGAGCTGAGCGTGCCGGCCCGGCCGCCGGTGTCGTCCGGTGGCCGGGCCGTTGCCCTGCGGGCCCGTCCGCGCGGTGATATGGGGACTGCCGGTGGGGCGGGAAATCCCTCGGGTAGACTGGTGCGGTTGCCACGGCGAGGGTGCCCGGCGGGCCGCTGAAAAGCACCGCACGGAGGCGCCGTCATCGACGCGGTGCTCCGGGCAGTCGTTCATGACGCATGAGCCCCAGCGAGCCCCTCGCCCAGCACCGCAAGACGACAAGCCGCCGCAGCGAAGCATCAGGAGTTTCCCCGTGTCCGAGGTAAAGATCAGCGCCGAGCCCCGTACCGAGTTCGGCAAGGGTGGTGCCCGTCGTACCCGCCGGGCCGGCATGGTGCCCGCCGTGCTGTACGGCCACGGCGAGAAGCCCAAGCACATCGCGCTCCCGGCGCGTGAGTTCGCCGCCGCGATCCGCAAGGGCGGTGCGAACCAGCTCTTCGCGATCGAGGTCAACGACGGCACCCAGGTGCTGGCGCTGCCGAAGGCGATCCAGCGTGACCCGATCAAGGACACCTTCGAGCACGTCGACCTGCTGCTGGTCCGCCGCGGCGAGAAGGTCACCGTCGAGGTCCCGGTCCAGCTGACCGGTGAGGCCGCGAAGGACACCCTGATCGTGCACGACCACGACACCCTCTCGGTGACCGCCGACGCCACCAAGGTGCCGGACCACCTCGAGGCCTCGATCGAGGGCGCCGAGGCCGGCACCCAGATCACCGCCGCCGACGTGGAGCTGCCGGCCGGTGTCGAGCTGGCCGCCGACTCGGAGCTGCCGGTCGCCTCGGTGACCGCCGCCCCGACCGCCGAGGAGCTCGAGGCGACGCTGCCCGAGATCGAGACGGCCGACGAGGAGACCGAGGAGGGTGTCGGCGAGGAGACCGCCGAGTCCTCCGAGGGCGCCGAGACCGGCGAGCCGGCCGCCGCGGGCGGCGAGGAGAGCGCCGAGGCGAAGACCGAGGCCTGATCGGTCCGCATTCTGTGCGACAGGCGTCCCCGGTTCCCGGGGGCGCCTGTCGTCGTTTCGGGGACGGCCGCGCTGCGCGGCGGCGGTGACGGAAGGGGCGTGGGGTGACGGACGAGGCGGGGCCGTGGCTGGTGGTCGGCCTGGGCAACCCGGGTCGGGAGTACGCGGGCAACCGGCACAACGTCGGGTTCATGGTGGCGGAGCTGCTGGCGGGCCGGTTGGGCGCGAAGTTCGGGCGGCACAAGCGGGCGGTGGCGGAGGTCGCCGAGGGGCGGCTGGGTTTCGGTGGCCCGAAGCTGGTGCTGGTGAAGCCGCTGACGTACATGAACCTGTCCGGTGGGCCGGTGGTGGCGTTGGCGCAGTTCCATAAGATCCCGCCGGGGCGGGTGATCGCGGTGCACGACGAGCTGGACATCCCGTACGGGCAGCTGCGGGTGAAGTGCGGTGGTGGCGAGGGCGGTCACAACGGCCTGCGCTCGATGTCGAAG
This genomic window contains:
- a CDS encoding ribose-phosphate diphosphokinase, producing the protein MGSIVAENRKSLMLFSGRGFPELAKEIGEVLGVAPTPSDAYEFANGEIFVRFKDSVRGSDAFVVQSVTHGVNTWVMETLIMIDALKRGSAKRITVVLPFYPYSRQDKKHRGREPISARLVADLLKTAGANRILTVDLHTAQIQGFFDGPVDHLFAMDVLAEYVEHRYAGRPMTVVAPDSGRVRVAERWTDRLGGCPLAFIHKTRDPLKPNQVVANRVVGEVEGRVCLIVDDMIDTGGTITKAADILKEQGAAEIVVASTHALLSDPATERLKNSPISEVVVTNTLPLPPEKQLDKLTVLSIAPLLARAIREVFDDGSVTTLFGGLS
- the pth gene encoding aminoacyl-tRNA hydrolase is translated as MTDEAGPWLVVGLGNPGREYAGNRHNVGFMVAELLAGRLGAKFGRHKRAVAEVAEGRLGFGGPKLVLVKPLTYMNLSGGPVVALAQFHKIPPGRVIAVHDELDIPYGQLRVKCGGGEGGHNGLRSMSKSLGTKEYARVRFGIGRPPGRQDPADYVLSDFSGAERKELEFLVDRAADVVESVVLKGVEPTQNLYHGT
- a CDS encoding 50S ribosomal protein L25/general stress protein Ctc, which gives rise to MSEVKISAEPRTEFGKGGARRTRRAGMVPAVLYGHGEKPKHIALPAREFAAAIRKGGANQLFAIEVNDGTQVLALPKAIQRDPIKDTFEHVDLLLVRRGEKVTVEVPVQLTGEAAKDTLIVHDHDTLSVTADATKVPDHLEASIEGAEAGTQITAADVELPAGVELAADSELPVASVTAAPTAEELEATLPEIETADEETEEGVGEETAESSEGAETGEPAAAGGEESAEAKTEA